ataaaaacaaaactaaaactttttttgaaaaaaattataagtgtaaatataaaacaaatcaattaatataatcaaaattctacacacaataccccataatgacaatgtgaattcAGATTttatgaaattgttgcaaatttattaaaaataaaaaacctggacaatcacatgtgcatcagtattcacagcctttgccctgaagctgtaaattgagctcaggtacattctttTTTCACTGATCATTATTGAGATaattcagcagcttcattggagttcacctgtggtcaattcagttgattggacatgttTGAAAAGGTATACATctgtctatataagctcccagggttgacagtgcatgtcaaatcataaaccaagcatgaagacaaaggaattgtgtgTAGTTACAGAAAaactgctgctctgaaagttccaatgagcacagcggcctccatcatccttaAGCAGAAGATGTTctgaaccaccaggactcttcctagagctggccggccatctaagtgatcgggggagaagggccttagtcagggaggtgatcaataacccgatggtcactctgtctaagctccagcattcttctgtggagagaggagaaccttacagaagaacaaccatctgtgcaacaatccaccaatcaggcctgtatggtagagtggccagaaggaaaccactccccgcctggaatttgccaaaaggcatctgaaggactctcagactataagaaactaaattctttggtctgatgagactcaaattgaactctttagagtgaatgccaggcgttacgtttggagaatagcaggcagcgctcatcgccaggctaataccatccctacagtaaagcatggtggtgaggaactgcaggaactggaagactagtcaggatagagggaaatatgaatgcagcaatgcacagagacatcctgaatgaagacctgcttcagagtgctcttgacctcagactggggcgatggttcatcttccagcagcaCAATGACtcaagcacaccgccaaaatatcaatggagtggcttcacaacagccccgagaatgtccttgagtggcccagccagagcccagacctaaatcctattgaacatctctggagagatctgaaaatagctgtacactgtcgctttacatccaacctgatagagcttgagaggtactgcaaagaggaatgggcaaaaattgggcaaagacaggtgtgccaagcttgtggcatcatactCAAAAACACTTGATGCGtgaaggtgcatcaacaaagtattacgcaaaggctgtgaatactgatgtacatgtgatttttcaggttttttattttttataaatttgcaacaatttcaaaaactattttctttttttacattgtcattatggaggaTTGTGTGAagaatttgaggaaataaataaatttaatacattttggaataaggctgtaacataacaaatgtggaaaaagtgaagcgccatgaatactttccgaatgcactgaATAATATAAACAGTACACACGCATATATTACGTGAAAACAAACttttactttaaattatattttgatttgattttatattttgcTCAGCACTAATATTTTTATATCTAACATCCGGAAGTCTAAAACAACTAATTATACCTCATAAGACTAAAACAGACCCATACCAGTCAGTGTGGTGTGCAGAGTTTTGTTTCCAAGAGGGTTGACAGCAGAGCAGGTGTAGGTGTCCAGGTCTGCAGAAGAGGCATTAAAATCCCGAATCCTGAGCTGAGTTGTGTTTGTGCTGATCTGGTATTTGTGGTCATTCTGCAGGCGCTCTCCGCTCTTCATCCAGAACACAAGAGCTTCAGGTGTGGCTTCAGGAGAGCAGACCATCAGAACCATCATCTGATCATCTGCACTCACACTGGTGGAAACTACCGCCAGAAAATCCACAGGAGCAGCTGCAACATAACCAGATCACATTCATTTGTAACACTTAATGTAatatacaaaagcattttcagtattgtggatgtgacatttgcagtaaaaactcaaaatataaatacacaggTTAAATGTATGTTAATATTATACTGAAACATGATTCTATATTGTCCAAAATATCTGTTCTGGGATCAGAAAATTAtcaatctgcaaacatttttgtatattttatatgaGAAAAAATACATGCACTTTGGATGTGACCGAAAAgctttacagtatacaacatactttgtagaaattctgtgaattaaactgcacgaCCCAAAAGATACAAcactaatcaaaaggataagagttgttTTACTATAGGACAAAcgtgattgattttattttattgcacatttttgcatttatgaggaaaaagcttggttatgggtgtgacggatgtgaaatttcCACTtgagtaaatcaaatataattgtttgaaaacactgacagagacatttttgagaatgtttaaagtactgtaaatgcTTGTGTTACGCCCCGTGTGGCTCGGAGGATGAAAAAGGGCTTAACATAATTATGACAACCCAATATTTAAGGAATTCCTCTGAGATAGCTGCTTTGAATCAACACAGACAACGACGTGGCAAAAAAAACTGGTTCGCTTTATTACAATAAAGATAAAGAAGTGAATATTTAAATCACccaaagtatatttacaaatatgtacaataaaacaaaatacaaatgcaaaaagtaaacaaaaatacctgatggagggaaggagaataagcggtgccaaatcaaagaaaataacaaattaaacacccGCTAACTAATCCCTCCCCCACCTCTAAATAACTAAagagaaatatgtaaataagaaaaaaaaacattttcagggTCACACGCCCCTTACTCAACTGCACTGACTggaacaaacatacatatatgGTAGCACCCGCCTCTAACCTAgtggaataacaaaaaaaatctactacGTGTGTGTAAAATTtaagtcacgtgacatacttCCCTTCACTTCCCTCTAggtatttttaaatcacaaaaacttTCTTTAAAGCGAACCCGAGCACAAGATAGGCACCAAAAGTTACAAAACCACAGCAGCAACAAACAATATGGATCCCCCTCTCATCAGGGCTGAGTCATCACTGGAGCGTTTAAATAACACCCatcctcttctgattggtccactcggGAGAACTCTGCCAACCAATCGGAACACCTAGATTTTAGAGGTATAGGAGACAGCAAATAGAAACAGAGAGGGGAGGAGGGAACAACAGAGCAACACCCCCAGGCATGTAACAGCTTGCTTAACCAAAAAAATGTGCAAAGGGTTTCTTAATtttgctgaattttttttttttttatggcaaggtagacatttgcacggaattgctcataAATGCACTTCACTGCACATTGATTTGCGTATTTCCAGATTTTTATCAtactttggtaaaaaaaaaaattaagcatttaGAACAGGGgttcaccaatctcggtcctagagggccggtgtcttgcagattttagctccaaccttaatcaaacacacctgaacaagctaatcaaggtcttaccaggtatacttgaaacatccaggcaggtgtgttgaggcaagttgaagctaaaccttgcaaggacaccggccctccaggaccaggattggtgacccctgatttagaatGTCCATTTTTTACCTCAAcgcactattgaccttattctaataTGCAGAAGTGCACTTGTTTTCTCGAttgtttagaacttccgattcagtcgcctatgggagaaatgactaggaataataaacggcagaaaacggccaaactacttgctctacaaacaaatttttgcatgactatacagaccaagtaataatataatataataaggaaatatctgtttgcaacatcaaacagcgaaacgagcagtttttaatgtctaaaaatgaatggaagtgaatgagaccggaagtcttgacccaaaaagattcaaatggcagctcCCGCTCGTCAGCGAACAATAAGGTGAATACTGGCTAAAAAAGGTAATAAGTGTATTTGCTTAATATTTGTAGCCTACAGGCAATGCTTCTCGCCTTATATTGTGTCTTTtctaaaacattcatttattaattttgctttggcttagggtcttatttattaggggttgccacagtggaatgaattgcaactattccagcatgtgtttatgcagcggatgcccttccagacgcaacccagtactgggaaacacctatacactccaaactttcatttacacacacgcacagccAACTTTGTtttccccaattcacctatgacgcatgtgtttggactgtgggggaaaccgaagcacgcagaggaaacccacgccaacacgggaagaacatggaaattccacacagaaatgccaactgacccagccgggtctcgaaccagtaaccttcttgctgtaagacaacTGTGCtcaccactgagctaccatgctGCCCCTTTCTAAAACTTACAGTGGAAAAAGCATGGTAAACACAAGAAACAACCAAAcaaatgtataacttaatttagcACAAGGCATTACATGCAGTAACTGtggtgactagatatttttcaagacatttctatagagcttaaagtgacatttaaaggtttaactaggttaattaggttaactaggcaggttagggtaattaaagctaaaaggggctaataactttgaccttaaaatggtgtttaaaaggcaacgcagtggcgcagtaggtagtgctctcgcctcacaaaaagaaggttactgggttgctggttcgagcttcggctgggtcagttcagttggcatttctgtgtggagtttacatgttctccctgcatttgcatgggtttcttccggctgcatcggtttcccccacagtccaaagacatgcggtacaggtgaattgggtatgctaaattgtccatgtgtgtgtgaatgagtgtgtgtatggatgtttcccagtgatgggttgcagctggaagggcatctgctgcgtaaagtcTATGATTAAAGCGCCACCCAGGGGTCAAAAGCTGCAGGCGCACTTTGCAAATGTTACCACTGCATAACCAACTGTCTCATACACTATTAATGAATtcagaataaaataatgaaagtatttaactgtaatatgaactttaTTTCACTGTACAGTTGTGCAATATGTTACTGCATTTTAAAGATGCATTGTGTGCATTGTTGTATCTTGTATGGTAAAGATTTGTATGTTCTAAACACACATACAGCAAAATAAACGGTGATGTAAACGAAAATACAGtacttttgctgtaattgatttacagtaagttactggtaaCGTGTAGGACTTTCcgcgcattttgtgacaggatagtctataccacaggtgtcaaactcagttccaaaacggccgcagctctgcacagtttagttccaaccctaattaaacacacctgatcaaactaattgagtccttcaggcttgtttgaaacctacaggtaagtgtgttggagcagggttggaactaaactgtgcagggcttctgccctccaggaattgagtttgacacccctggtctatacacacatggctttctgaTACTATTGATACACCTAATAAGTGCATCTAAGCTACCAAGAAATGCAGAGGAATTTTTTCTTCTCCAATAcgtcatgcggtatcaaacattccattaaaactaaactcttccagcagttcctcgcatccagTATCTcatttgtcatggggggcatgcatgaaatgttccagaatgaaagtgaaagtgccaaattgcagttaaagtccacaaattattaattaggcaaataattagattactaatGTTCATGTAAACATAGGCACTGTCTGTCTCCCATGCCTCCgtgtgttattttgggggttcatggccctttaataaacTGCCAGTGTATTGTGTGGTATTTTACAGAcctattattgttatacagtagGGGAACatcagcaacaatcaagaatacatGATTACTgaatatgctgtcatggctttcccatcaaaaatgtcattataatgggaGTTAAAGGGGGGGAAAACAGTCACAAACATAACAACAGGGTAGTAAAtgtgcccagagtgtattgttgatatattttttcaaagcattttccctaaatatgtgtcaaaataagatttgtcaccaaaattacaaataaagtaatggtcaaattaagactcaaaatccccTCAGAGTGGATAAAAGCATCCTAGACAGCACATAAAGATTATTAAAAAAGGTTTCTGAttggaaaatgtttttaaagtgccaGCAGAAGAACAGAGCATGACTTACAGGGAAAGACACTGCAGTGTGTGCTTCTGAGCGGATGTTCAGCTGTGCAGATGATTTCTTGTCTGTTTAATTTGTGGATGTCCTGCACAGTGATGCTGTAATCTCCCTCTCCACCTGCATCGCTCAGGCTGGGGAAAGACACTCGCGCTGCCGGAGCGCCCCCTGGCCAAACACAGAGGAACTGCAGTGCTGCTCCTCCAGGCACCGTCTGAACCGAACACTGCGGGGCGCCGCTGGGAGACTCTGACAGGGGAAAACACTTTATTAAAGCGCGACTTATCTTTATTATTCCAGGTAAAGTCCTTCTTATCAATATTCCTATGTGTCCATTCATCTCGACAGTTTAATTGGtcacacaaatacataaatatatcagTGAATGAGCTGTGAACAAACCtaattttactcactttaaaatagaaataagtcATTACCTATGCacgataaaagaaacaaaaaataccaaagcaaaatgaactgttaattattttaaagccatatttttttttctctcttcttaCATTGTACTTGATTGGATGttaatataatgttgttattgccCTTGTATGTTCTTTGttctaaaattgcaataaaaaaagaaaaaaagtgcgactactggcattttatgaaataaaagattgttttgaCATAAGATATGTGTGTATTACCGTACATGTAACGAAACTATAAAAACGTTTTtagcatatatatttaaaatcatttataatttacatatacagtgcttagcataattgagtacaccccattttgataattaatatttttatccatttctcagtgaatataccTCATATGTtttagtgcatttgaacaaaacagattgatAGATTGACAGAAAGAAcctttaaattcatgcaaaatatacaAACTACATATATTCAacaaaactgtatacatttttttgtttcttttaaattttgctctatttacattttttatttaatatgtttctcTATCATATAAATTTGGGCGTACTAATTAGGgacagttattttgttagattatctccagatttggcttcagtacagactaatctactgtatgcacaaatataattttataaagctgcctatagaaaatattcattaaaataagagatttgtgaggggtgtacttatatatttgACCATTGTAtatgcaataatatatatatatatatatatatatatatatatatatatatatatatatatatatatataatgtggcatggttgttggtgccagatgggctggtctgagtatttcagaaactgctgatctactgggattttcacgcacaaccatctctagggtttacagagaataatccaaaaaagagaaaatatccagtaagcagcagttctgtcggagcaaatgccttgttgatgccagaggagaatggccagactgattacagctgatagaaaggcaacagtaactcaaataagcactcgttacaaccaaggtctgcagaagagcatctctgaacacacaacaggtagaaccttgaggcggatgggctacagcagcagaagaccacacctggtcactcctgtcagctaagaacaggaaactgaggctacaattcacacaggctcaccaaaattggacaatagaagattggagaaacgttgcctgctctgatgagtctcgatttctgctgcgacattggtcgggtcagaatttggcgtcaacaacatgaaagcatggatccatactGCCTTGAATAAACGGTTCAGactggtagtgtaatggtgtgggggatattttcttggcacactttgggcccatcactatcaattgagcatcatgtcaacgccacagccaacctgagtattgtctctttatgaccacagtgtctttGAGAtttgagttcactgtattcaaatggcctccatagccACCaggactcaatccaatagagcacctttgggatgtggtggaactgaaGATTTGCATCAAGGATGTGCAGTCGACTAATTTGCAGcatctgtgtgatgctatcatgtcaatatggagcaaaatctctgaggaatatttccagtaccttgttaaatctatgccacgaagatttaaagcagttctgaaggcaaaagtgggtacAACCCGATACCAGTAagatatacctaataaagtggccagtgagtgtatatttaatgacatgaactaacaataaaaaatactttaacattaaAGTCATTAGCTAAACATTAATCAATACAACcaaattgtaaagtgttaccaaatattttaTGCACAACATCCTAACAtgctgtatatgtatattttaccCATATTAAATCACCATAGCAAACTCGTACCATAGACGATCACAGTGATGTTTCTCTGGAGTGCTGCATTAGTTCTGCTGTTGATCATCAGGCAGGTGTAAACGCCGCTTTGATTGGTCTTTACATCAGTGAGACTGACTGTTCCTGGTGAAAACGCAGGAATGGATTCACCATTGAAAGTCCATGTGTTTGAAGGAGCTGGCTCGCCGTCGGCCTGACAGGAGAGGAACAGAGACTCTCCCGAAACAAAGACAGCTTTTGTAGGACTGACCTTGAGAAGTGGCATATCAGGTCCATCTAAGAGCAGAGAGGGAAAATAAGCTGTAGGAAATTAAATGGGCTACTGGAGGGAAAGGAAAAGCTTTTTGAAGGCATTCTGTCTGAGCTATTGAAACACATGGGGGATTTCAAATATTAGTTCagcaaaaaattatacaaattagcTAAAAATGTAATGACCGTTATGACCCCCAAAAAattagatgtttttgtttttatcagaACAGCTGTGGAAAcatttagaatttaaaaaaaaattatttacaccTTGCAATTCTGGTTTTATACCCTGTAATTCTGAATTTACATGTTGCCGTTTTTATTTCttcttatttgtatttttaaattctaATTCTAAATCTTTCAATAGAGTTTACATCTCCCCATTTTACATCTCTCAATTCCCGAATTTACATCACAAAATTCTTGAattaatatacaatttttttttttatataaatctcGCAATTTGGAATTTACATTTCACAGATCTTGAGTTTAAGTTAAGTAATATTAAACTGTAGAATTAAAAATTTACATCTGGCAATTTTGACTTTACATGTCAAAATTCTTTAAATGACATATTACATCATACATATTCATTTCACAATTACAAATTAATTTACATCTCTTTAAATTAACATCTtgaaattatgaatattaatgtcaAAATTCTGTAAATTACATCTCGCAATTCTGAATATTCATCTCACAATTCTTGAATTCAGATCTCGCAATAATAAATTCACATCTCGCATTTCTTGAATTAACATCTTAAAATTATGAATTTACATTTCGCAAATCTTGAgttaaaattaagtaatattaCATCCCAGAATTCAAAATTTACTTTACATTAATGAACTTTACATGTCAAAATTCTTAAAATTACATCTCGCAATTCTGAATATTCATCTCACAATTATAAATTCGCATCTCGCATTTCTTgaattaaaatcttaaaattatGTATTTACATTTCGCAAATCTTGAGTTAATGTTAAGTCATATTACATCCCAGAATTCAAAATTTACATTTTGCAATTTTGACTTTACATGTCAAAATTCTTTAATTTACATCTCGcaattctaaatatttaatttacaattaCCAATTAATTTACATCTCTTCAAATTATAATTCCTCCTGGATTGGTTGAACCTAGGAACCAGGAGGaacaatgtgtttttttgttCAGGCCGTTCTACACTGGatcagctctataccctcaccagggtgctcgagggttcatagTGGtctgcccaaccagtccacatgtgtattgtggacttggagaaggcattcaacCGTGTCCCtcatggcattctgtggagggtgctgtgggagtatggggtcagcggcgctctgttaagggctgtcactgtatgaacagagtaggagtctggttcgcattgccgacaataagtcagacttgtttccagtgcatgttggactccagcagggctgccctttatcaccaattctgttcataatttttatggacaaaatTTCAAAGTGCAGCCTTTGGCTGGAGGGGGACGataggatttcatctctgttattcgcagacgatgttgttctgttggcttcatcgaacatggaccttcagagtgcactggggtggtttgctgccgagtgtgacgcagctgggatgagaatcagcacctacAAGTCTGAGGcaatggtgctccaccggaaaaaggtggtttcccatctccaggttggagctgagctgaaaggcaaagctctcgatttaacGGTCAATCTaagttcctactctcacctatggacatgagctttgggtcatgctcgacaggacaagatctcggatataAGCAGCCGAAATAAGTTTCCTTCACAGGttggcagggcacacccttatagatagagtgaggagctctgacacccgggaggagctcggagtagatccgctgctcctccacatcaagagaagtcagctgaggtggcttcctggatgcctacctaggggggtgtttcaggcatgtcccactgggaggcctcggggaagacccagggcaccaacacgggaagaacatacaaacttcacacagaaatgccaactgaaccagccgaggctcgaacaagagaccttcttgctgtgaggcaacagtgacaCCCACTGCGCCACTCCTCTGctgataatcattttaaataatcatgATAACAAGGATCTGTTCCTTTAAATAAACACAGTGGTCATAAACACTGACATAAATACTCACACAGAACGGTGATGTTTCTGTGATGATCCTCAGAGCTGAACGGGTTGGTTAATAATACAGTGTATCGGCCCGTATCGTTCCTGCTGGGCTGCTTTATCGTCAGTCTCTTCCCGCTGATGGAATAATGAGATCCATCTTTTATCTGGAGCCCATTAAAAAGCCACTGGACTTCTTTGGCCTCTCCTTGAATTGTGCTGTAATATAAACTGAACTTCACTTCACCCTCAATGGCGTCGTCTGAGTCAGTGTGAAGGGAGACATTCATGATGAGATCTATTGAGAAAGAGAAGTAAAAGATATGAGATTCATAA
This sequence is a window from Danio rerio strain Tuebingen ecotype United States chromosome 16, GRCz12tu, whole genome shotgun sequence. Protein-coding genes within it:
- the vsig10l gene encoding V-set and immunoglobulin domain-containing protein 10-like isoform X1; amino-acid sequence: MKYIEKYCKILIVKINMEVISPMFTGHLCFLTLSPMGRVSIQALVGTNVTLAVSHAGASQPEVMWFLGKLLVAKWTVGESSLPDAASGVLKAEQDGSLTFRNVSMIYNGTYTVEMNKIGEAKVSATFDLFIYDLIMNVSLHTDSDDAIEGEVKFSLYYSTIQGEAKEVQWLFNGLQIKDGSHYSISGKRLTIKQPSRNDTGRYTVLLTNPFSSEDHHRNITVLYGPDMPLLKVSPTKAVFVSGESLFLSCQADGEPAPSNTWTFNGESIPAFSPGTVSLTDVKTNQSGVYTCLMINSRTNAALQRNITVIVYESPSGAPQCSVQTVPGGAALQFLCVWPGGAPAARVSFPSLSDAGGEGDYSITVQDIHKLNRQEIICTAEHPLRSTHCSVFPSAPVDFLAVVSTSVSADDQMMVLMVCSPEATPEALVFWMKSGERLQNDHKYQISTNTTQLRIRDFNASSADLDTYTCSAVNPLGNKTLHTTLTGPQISNSSVLSNEDGTEVTLTWDVPLTSVITGFDIQMKGPEFSQPDVNTADFHTIQIMPAFSRSAGISALDPKSTYYFRIIPKAGRTAGEQSENHRIGPAAELSVAAVAALSAGIPCGLLLLFILIGFIYCATQDRRYPVSRAVEKVVVSQSALNPHNLLRARLKTPADDRLQQPERADPVSSVDSSVRMTTAV
- the vsig10l gene encoding V-set and immunoglobulin domain-containing protein 10-like isoform X2; the protein is MLTLLTLICVLFFITGHLCFLTLSPMGRVSIQALVGTNVTLAVSHAGASQPEVMWFLGKLLVAKWTVGESSLPDAASGVLKAEQDGSLTFRNVSMIYNGTYTVEMNKIGEAKVSATFDLFIYDLIMNVSLHTDSDDAIEGEVKFSLYYSTIQGEAKEVQWLFNGLQIKDGSHYSISGKRLTIKQPSRNDTGRYTVLLTNPFSSEDHHRNITVLYGPDMPLLKVSPTKAVFVSGESLFLSCQADGEPAPSNTWTFNGESIPAFSPGTVSLTDVKTNQSGVYTCLMINSRTNAALQRNITVIVYESPSGAPQCSVQTVPGGAALQFLCVWPGGAPAARVSFPSLSDAGGEGDYSITVQDIHKLNRQEIICTAEHPLRSTHCSVFPSAPVDFLAVVSTSVSADDQMMVLMVCSPEATPEALVFWMKSGERLQNDHKYQISTNTTQLRIRDFNASSADLDTYTCSAVNPLGNKTLHTTLTGPQISNSSVLSNEDGTEVTLTWDVPLTSVITGFDIQMKGPEFSQPDVNTADFHTIQIMPAFSRSAGISALDPKSTYYFRIIPKAGRTAGEQSENHRIGPAAELSVAAVAALSAGIPCGLLLLFILIGFIYCATQDRRYPVSRAVEKVVVSQSALNPHNLLRARLKTPADDRLQQPERADPVSSVDSSVRMTTAV
- the vsig10l gene encoding V-set and immunoglobulin domain-containing protein 10-like isoform X3; the encoded protein is MLTLLTLICVLFFITDLIMNVSLHTDSDDAIEGEVKFSLYYSTIQGEAKEVQWLFNGLQIKDGSHYSISGKRLTIKQPSRNDTGRYTVLLTNPFSSEDHHRNITVLYGPDMPLLKVSPTKAVFVSGESLFLSCQADGEPAPSNTWTFNGESIPAFSPGTVSLTDVKTNQSGVYTCLMINSRTNAALQRNITVIVYESPSGAPQCSVQTVPGGAALQFLCVWPGGAPAARVSFPSLSDAGGEGDYSITVQDIHKLNRQEIICTAEHPLRSTHCSVFPSAPVDFLAVVSTSVSADDQMMVLMVCSPEATPEALVFWMKSGERLQNDHKYQISTNTTQLRIRDFNASSADLDTYTCSAVNPLGNKTLHTTLTGPQISNSSVLSNEDGTEVTLTWDVPLTSVITGFDIQMKGPEFSQPDVNTADFHTIQIMPAFSRSAGISALDPKSTYYFRIIPKAGRTAGEQSENHRIGPAAELSVAAVAALSAGIPCGLLLLFILIGFIYCATQDRRYPVSRAVEKVVVSQSALNPHNLLRARLKTPADDRLQQPERADPVSSVDSSVRMTTAV